AAAGTTGtagttcctttttttttcctttttgccaTGAACAATATCGAAGAAAAGAGGCAGTAGCACCACAAAATAGAGACTTCTCTGATCTCTCTTTCCTTCTCGTCTATTTACAATGCCAAATATCCAAACCAGAATATCAGATACATCATCAATATTCACAAAAAGTCAAGAAGAATCAAAGGCCACCGATTTTTGTTTAAATTCcgcaaaataaatcaaaataaatgctGATTACCCAACCCATTATGAAGAACTAGCTTCATTTCACCAACTCAGATACCCAACCAACATCAGGACCCGACCCGGTTGGTTCAAGTCGGCCGATAGAATTTTCTTTGCTCAGTTTTGCGTACATCCTTGCCCTCAGGTTTCTCCCAGACTCCACTCTCTCCATTGCAGGTTCCTCTTGGACAGCGTTGAATTCCCAGATGTCAAACTGACCGAGGCTAGACCGAGTCGGCGTACGAGTTGGAGTTGAAGGAGAGCTGCAAAAACCGGGTCGGAGTGTGGAACCACGTGGAGAACTGAAACCCGATCCCATTTGCAGGCCCCAGGAACAAGCACCATTCATTTTAGACTTACCCAGCTGCAAACTTCGCATAGAAGCAGCAAGTTCACTCACCGAGTTAAATGAGCCACTGGGTGACATAGGAGGTGACTCAGAAGGTGGGGATATCGGAGGTGAAGCCAGAATAGAAGTTGGTGAAGAAACAAACTCTAGACGATGGCGCATGGGCGAAACAACATAATCCAAATCAGCTGAAGCGGACCCATTTCCTCTCGGACTCTGCTGCGGCAACACCCGAAGCTGCTCCGGTGTGTGAGCGAAAAAACAAACCCTTCTTTGACAACTGGTACCGTCTTTGCAAGGCTGAGTACGGTAACGAGCAGGGTGGAGCCAACACTCAAAAACGCCGTGAGCGAATTCACATGAATCGCCTTTCTTACAGCTTCCCTTGCGAAAATCGGGGCAAGCAGTTCCAGAGTAATGGAACTTTCTCGGGTCCCTTCTTCGGGCCTTCTCACCAGGGTGAGCGTACGGACACTCAGTCCAGTCATGTGACCTTCCACGAGCACACCTCCTCACCTTGAACTCGTACATCCGGAAATGGTCGCATGAGAATGCATCAACAGGTAAGTCCGAATCATCACTCAGCGAATCGGACTCGTAGTCGTTTGACGGTAGGTAACGGTGGAGAGACCCGAGGTAATCGACGGGGCAAGGACTACTGACTGCATTGTTGTAGTTAAAGTTAACGGAGTGAAAGCTAGCCGTCGGATCGTTGAATGGGTCCCCTACGGGGATTTTGATGGTGGGATTTGGTTGGATTGATTCTCCGATCATCATTTTTGGACATCGTTCTCTAATTCAACGAGGAGCGTGGTCTCTTGCTTATAAACTGATTTCCTAACCCATAGTTGTTTCCAGTTAATCGTGGTTGAGTTAAGAAATTTATCTGCTTCACTCCAAGATATGAAAATATTAATCGATACGAATAcaggagaaaaaaaattaatgtgggtgaaaatataattaaaaaggtgaaaaaaataattacaaatgcAAAGTGTTGTAGTTGTTTAAAGGGTTAAAATATTTGGGATCTCTTTGTATAGGCtgaattaaattagttttttattattaaattcttatattattagaaaggattaaataaatttaaattgtagaaaattaatatttattgtttaaaaatatttttttattaattacaaaCATAagtcaattatttaattataaaaactttaaaagtattaattttattaaataataaatgataaattttttaaaaaattaactatatttcaatttaactttatttgattatatctatttaataaaaaaaataatttaataaggtttaaataTAATCTTTAGGTGTAAATACAAATTTTAGCCTCTAATTTTTTCAATTGAAAAatgacatatttattttttaaatgatattattatatatatttacaagttttaaataattttgttgattttttaaaagtatGATTCGAATATATTAAGAGTAATATAAACCTCACTGTTTAGTGTCTCCTACTCCTTATAAAAGATTTGTGAGATCTATTCGTAAAGTTAGAAAAGATGGAAGGCGTTACGATGTGACAATTCAATGTCACGAACTTATCGTGCCCGTTGATTTTAATTCATGACTCATTTATTTCACGAAAATTAgactttttcaaaaaatttacttCTCAATAATAGTAATGGATTATTGTATTCAGAGAAATGAATTTGTTTCCTTCTACTCCAACTTTCTTAAAAAGATCAGTACTATAATTTGTTTATTGTTTTGTtcccattttcgtaaataatgaTCGATTATATTTTAAGAAgggatattttattttatttaaattttcctgAAATATCTTTCTCTtcgatttaaattttaatattggaCGAAATATAAAACCATGGTTGGATTGGATTCCTTTTCCTTTTTAGTAAACGTACATAATCTTGAGAAATACTGTTGGCTGAGGGAGCAAGATTTGTGCTTATCTCTTTGCAATTGGTTTTGTTAAAATACATCACCGTTGGGTGATTCTATCGTTTGTCTTTGAGTGAATTGAAAACTAATTGCTTGGGTCCCTCTTTATATTTTCAGGAGTTGTCTCTTTCTCTGAATAAACGGTATAGAACAAGCTTAAATAGAGAATTAAGCTATAAATTATAtgtaaatcttttaaaaaaattaatatttaatggtTCTGTTTTACAAAATAGCGTAACTCCGTTGAAAAAAAAGGTTGAGATATTATTAATTCGATATTTTAGCAAGAGAGAGGCGGTTTTCTTGGTCAAGAGGCTTTGTTAACAGATGGATGGAGGGCAGAGAATGGCAGCCATGCGTAAATGGACTGATTATTCGGCTTCGTGCATTTCACCCACTTGTCTCCAAGTCTCTGCAAATGGAACAACTACTTGGCAATTAAGAAGCCGCCAAGCTAAGCGGCAGTGTCACGTACAACCCCTCAGCGCAGTTTAGCACAAACTCTAATCTACGCATTAGGTGGCAGATATTCCTGTTCTGAAATCAATGAAGTGTTTAAATGTATCAATTATGATATAGAGCAGCCAATTATGAAATTTTCTTTTGTAGAACAAAGAGTCGTGACAGTTAATCTTTGTTTTgacttaaaaaataatagattGAATTTATCTAGCAATTTTACGCTAATCCTTTTCGGGGAGAAATAAATTTTAGCTCAGTCAGGTTAGAGGTAGAATACAAATCTCCTCCATCTTTGGAAATAAACGGCAGAGATGGAAGCACGTCAGAATGAGTGATTGGTTTCCCCCCGCAATGGGACAAAATACGGAGAGCACATGATTCGTACAAATAAAAATCCCTTCAGCAGAAGTCCCGTACTACGATGATAACACGAGAATGGCCTTTGCTTTGCTTTTTactcttcttttttgtttcttgCCATCACAAGGCTTTCAAGATTATCCACAACCACAAGGCTCTTTTCCTTTGAATCTTGCTCGTGATGCTCGGACTGTTCTTTGTCGTTTTCTTTAAATCCCAAGTGCAACATATGCTTTTCCATATTTTAATTTTGCTTTTTTccctatatatttattaaaaatttgaagataaaATAGATTATCAAGACTTTTTGTTGATACAAGATTATCGAAAAcctgaattttgatatttaacGTCCACGTACtacaattttattatcatttaaattaTGAATACATTGGCGTTTTATTATGTTACAATTTTTTGTCGGATTATAGTTAAAATAGTAAacaattaatatattttgttGTAAAGGAGAACCCTTCGCTTTACAAAACAAAAGAGTGaggaacttttttttttcttgtggaAGCATCTTTGTTTGACTCATGATTGGTTTTTGGGTTAGGATGAAAATTGATTCAAGTTGCTTCAATCTTTAAAAGGGTGTTTTTCTTTGAAAAGTATGcgaccaaaatatatataaaaaaattggcacttgtatttattttaacattcaCTTGGTTCATTTTAGGAccttttattctaatttactataTCATAATTCTGTGTATTAAGTAGATAGTCATTTCATCAGGAGTCGTGGGTTAGGTTGCAACTCTCACAAAAACAGTGgcctaaaaataatattttctgaTGGacaaaaagaatattaaaatattagttaGTGGCGTATTAATTTATGTTAGATTATCGTGAATTCATGGAATTGTTTTATTGAAAAATCTCTTGGGGCCGTGTTTTCCGCAATTCTGTCTCGCATATGACCTTCTAgctgttttaaaaattaattaaaaaataaattattcaaagaTCTTTtagatttcataaaaaaaatcaagttaaactcttttaattttatttaaaatggtTTAATACGGTATTCTGATTTGATGTTTCTAAtgtggtaaatttttaaaaaaaatattttttgatatttaaaagtaatagtgttaattttttagtgtttattttaagtttttataattaatttgatgaaaattcgtaattactaataatattatagttaattttcattaattttaaaattcgaattaaATCAAACCCATcaaattatatttgataaattaaacacaaaattaaaaaaattataattaatatcaaatttattttattaacaaaagcataaaaaatcagacaataatattaatgattaatttttatcaaatcaaccataaattttaaattaaaactaaaaaaattaacacGGTTGTATTTAGAtactaaaatataactttttcaaatataaatatttaattaataaaaaatataaatattgtattaaaaatacgtatgaaatttaactactaaatgatatattaagctttaaaaataataaaaaatcattattaatgtatgaaatatgatcctatattataataaaataaaatgcgtCCTAAATAAACTAAATAAGTTGGTTTCCTCTTTCCCTTTTCCCACGGTTTTTCAACTTCACCATTATTAGGTTTATTTAGGCCAACCAGTGATAAGCAAACCATGGGATCTTAGTTGAACCTTTAAGCCTATGTTGGGCCTTGACGCCGACATTTCTCGTTTTTAGCTTTCAAACATTACAGTAAGTATTGATCCATAGGCCTTTCTAAATTTAGACCTTATGGACAGTCCATTACCATTGGCCTGCAACTGATCTATGATTTGATTGAATTCACATTGGATATTTTTGTCTCATATATGTATATGCGTATGATAATATACTCTTACCCAATTTTAATTACCATAAGAAAAATAGTTGCATCAAATGAAAGCGTAAATGTCAATGGAGTTAAAGTTTTAATGACTTAGTGGGTTAAAATTAAGGGTGATTAATTTTtgattaaaatcgaattaattgatTGAATCGATTTAATTCGAATAATTGATTGATTAACTGATTTAATTTGGTTGGCGgtcgattaataattttttgaaagttcgATTATTGCTTAATTCGATTCGAAATCGaataattaatcgaattaatcaaacttaataattaataataaattatatatatttttaattaagttaaatgaatattattatttttatatgttttatatttattttaacaaaaaaaatataaatttcgattaatttaattaattgactgAATTAATCTAATTTcagttataaaaaaaacatatgagATATTGTACAAATGAAAGGATAAAAAAAATAGCAATCATATGAAAagcaaatttaaacataatttatattatgttttattcatGCTTGAATTATCTTTCAATTACCTTTGTACCAGGCAATCTACTTTTTTGATGTCACCAGAAAACcctcaaatataataaaaactaatatttttattaaataatttcactTTCATTTTGAAAACAAATACGTTTTTTCATATTGGGAGGACATCAAATCAAAATGTTTTTTTCTCTAAAGTCTTAAGTTAACAAAATGTCAAATAATATCTTCTTTTTCATTCACTGGAACTGCCAAAAGTTTTCTTCTTGGGCAAGCAGCTTACGAGTAAGCTTTTTTTCATTTAGCTGGAATCTCTTACACGTGTCTCTCATACTCGCCTTGCTAACAAAATTGCTTTGTCACCCGTTCCCGCAGTCATTAATACCAGAAATCCTTCACAAGTCTCCGTTACATCACAGCGTCAAAAAGCTCACCGTAAGTAACTGTCCAATCACGTACGAAGCTAAGATACCATGTGGGTAATTCAATCAAATCCTGATGCTGCGGTTTGCTCTCCAAGTTACGCGCCTTTCACTCGATTCTCAATTTCCCCGCGCGTAAATTTCACTCCCAGATATTAATTAATGGTTTAAACTTAAAAGCGCAACTTTTTTATTAATCTCAAGACTTAAGAGTATGTCTACGCCGTCGTTTGGAAGAACACTTTTGCCAGAAGGTTGCTTAAACGATCTTTAAGAAAAGTTTAAACTTTGAAGAAGCTGATTACATGTACACATTTGACTGGATTCGAAAAGTCAAACCTGGGGAAAGAAACTACCCGAACAAATCAAGATTTGAAAAAGAACCAAGCTCATGTAAGCTTAACCATTCTCTATCTTTTCCTTCATATTCTTCTACgcaatattttttttgttgttgttgttgcagaGAGTCAGAGGGAAAtgcttttttgaatttttataaatttcggAAAATTTGGACGATCAAAATCTATAGCAAATAGTACTAAAGTTAGTTTTTCATGGTGGTTTCACATTTCAATGGTTGTTGTTGCTGTTGTTGTTGATCCTGTATGCTTCCGAATCAACGAATTTATTCGAAAACTGAATCTTAACCCTATATTCTAATGAATTTCATCAGCAGGGAATGGCTCGATTACACTCTCGCTTTCTTCATTGCTTAACCTTCGTCTTCTACACCACACTAATCTCTCATTCCTCTTCGACCCTCGAATCGGATTTTTCTATAATCGATTCGGATTCGGAAGTTCTTTTGTTCCATCAAGATTACTCTCCTCCGGCACCTCCTCCTCCGCCTCCTCACCCTCCGTCGGTATCATGCACTAATGACCTCGGCGGGATAGGTTCACTGGATTCCACGTGTAAGATTGTGGCCGATTTGACTCTAACTCGTGACGTCTACATAGCGGGAAAGGGTAATTTCTACATCCTCCCCGGAGTTAGATTCCATTGCCCCTCTTTGGGCTGTTCCGTCACCGTAAACATCAGCGGGAACTTTTCCTTAGGCGAAGGTTCGACTATAGTCACTGGCACTTTTCAGCTCGGGGCTTATAACGCTAGATTTTATAATGGATCGGCCGTGAACACTACAGGATGGGCGGGAGATCCACCTCCAGAGACGAGTGGAACACCTCAGGGATTGGCAGGAGCGGGCGGAGGTCATGGGGGCCGTGGGGCTTCTTGTATCGTGGAGGATGGGAAGCTACCGGAAGATGTCTGGGGAGGAGATGCTTATTCATGGTCATCGTTGCAGAATCCCTGGAGTTATGGGAGTAAGGGAGGTACAACGAGTAAGGAGGTGGATTACGGAGGGGGAGGTGGTGGCCGggtgaaaattataattaaagagTTGTTGGAGATGAATGGGAGCTTGTTGGCGGATGGGGGTGATGGAGGGAGTAAAGGAGGTGGAGGATCAGGTGGTAGCATCTACATTAAAGCTCGTAAAATGTAAGGGTTCTCTCTTGTTAAGTTTGTTTCTTGAAGTTCTTTTAGTTACCAGAGTTGGATGGTTGTTCTGTTGTGTTCGtttggtaataaaaaaagaaCGTAGGAaataaagagaagaaataattacaaattagTGTATGATTAGAGTCTTAAGATACTGTTTATATGAGCCTGATAAGGATAACTTTTAGGAGTGTTATGATTCTAACTAGTTAATCACTTGCTGAAAGCATTGAACTTTGTTCGTGTCGAACTTGTAGTTAAGACTAGAAAACTGTAAGATACTTTACCGAGATATCTTCTAACCATCAGACCATGGAACAGTAGTGATGAAAATTCTATTAGGCTGGAAAAGGCATCAACTGCTATGAACTTGTGATTATGAATTGGACTCATTTGGTAAACCTCTTAAAGCTCTATTACTTCTCCATGATGTATGCCAACCAGAGTGCAGGACGTTAATGAAACACACCCTCAAATTCACTTTCTTTGTTTTTGAACAAAGCCTTACTTCATCAGAGAACCACTTGCTATTCATTGCAAATGTCTAATGACTGGATGTGAATGCTTGTGGATTTGTAAAATGCACCTTCAATTAAGTTAATATGGAGAGGTTGAAGCTTTCTCAATTAATATGGTGATTTACATTGTTTAAACCCCATTTGTAAGTTGTACGAATGGTATTTaggtctaattatcatttattcTCCATTTCGGCCATGCCTGATGCGTCTTTATCTTAGTTTTGTTAATCAAAACTTCTACAAGTGATGGTAGCCTATGAATCCTGTCTTATGTATGCTTAGCACTGTCATATTCTGGAAATAATTTTTTGTCTTTCATTTGAATTATTTGGCTCTTTTACGTTTATAACTATGGGTTAAACGTCACGATATATACCTGGGTATGATTAGGgttttaatgttatattatctgttctttttttgtttctgtgAGGAGCAGGACTGGAAGTGGCTGGATAAGTGCTTGTGGAGGTAATGGTTTTGCTGGTGGAGGTGGTGGAAGAGTTTCGGTTGATATTTTCAGCAGGCATGATGAACCAAAAATTGATGTTTATGGTAAGACTTCTCCTGTTTTGCCATCATATGACGGAGTTCAGTATATCTTAAGATTGGGAAATTGAGGCTCTGTTTGGttcaagaaaatattttttgttgttatattttattttcatttttagaaattaaatttctttctttaatttctgAAAATTGATATGAAACATGTTATGGTATCTAAttagtaaataataattaaattgaagtataatttttagataaataacaatgttattaatataataaaataaatttaaacaaacataagtgattaaataaaaataaaacaatatttattgttaataaaataaaaaatcattgttAGAAGGGTTCTGCATTATGGATTTGATATTTAAATGTTGTTCAAAAAAATTGTTACCTTAATATGGACTTGAACCGCGGCCAATTCatcaattataattaaatttaaaaacaaatcctTGTTTTCCAGTTTTTCAGAACATTTCTAGTGAAATCAAGGATTTTTCCCTcctaattttcacatatttttatttttcaaaaatatcttTTTACAACTAAACATTTTTTCTTTAGTGATTTCCATTTTCTTCtttcaagaaaatgaaaatgaatatgaCCTCTATTTTCCGAAACCAAACACACCGTAAAGCGTTCCTGTTATAATGTTTTTACAAACACTTGTTTCCTTTAAAGTTTCTAGGAGGAGGGACAATTTTCAGAACCAGTAAACAAAAGATATACAAGATTTTTGAAATGTTGTTTGAAGCACTTTTTGATGATTATAGTACTTTGAACTGTAGGAATGCCTTTTGATGACAACATAAATGAATAACTTTCATGAAAAATGAACTGTTGTTGGATAATAAACCTGCAAAATGCTTATCTTTATAAGCTTTCTGATATATATCCTTTTCTGCTCCCACTTAGCCCATTTATGTGACAGCTTTCTAATCTATTGATTATCATTTTCCAGGAGGAATTAGTCATGGCTGCCAAGAGAATGCTGGTGCTGCTGGAACCCTCTATGATGCTCTGCCCCGTAGCCTTACTGTTGATAATCATAATTTGGCATCAGTTACAGAAACCCTTCTTCTAGAGTTCCCTCATCGACCACTTTGGACTAATGTCTACATTCGAAATTGTGCGAGGGCCACTGTTCCATTGCTTTGGAGTCGTGTCCAGGTTTGAGAATTTGAAGTCTGTATTTTCGTAACGAGATGTTAGAATATATTAACTCTCAGCATTCATGATTGTTACCCTATTTTGTTAGAGGCTTCAGGGTGTggctttttttcaaaaataaatatttaagccAAATGAACTAGGAGTAAATCAAGTTTACTTACCTTTAGTATTTGAAATTCTCTCTTTAAGGTATCCTTTTTCCTTGTATTGAGTTGTTAACCCACTTCTAGTACCTCTTCCTGCATTGTatgtttcataaaatttcagaagATATGATTAAGCTTTTCATGAGGAATCTGATTCTAGCATTTTTTTCCTTATATAGGTGCATGGACAGATAAGTCTACTATGCAGGGCTGTGTTGAGCTTTGGGCTAGCACATTATGGGTCTTCAGAATTTGAACTATTGGCAGAAGAACTATTGATGAGTGATTCTGTAATCAAGGTGGCTGATACTTTTTTTTATGAGGAAGTTTTATAATCTTTCTTGTCTCAGTATCAAGATAGCATTGTCCATATTTGCTATTGATTGTCTTTTAACCTCTTATTTTTGTCATACTGCTAAGTCCTTG
The sequence above is drawn from the Gossypium hirsutum isolate 1008001.06 chromosome A05, Gossypium_hirsutum_v2.1, whole genome shotgun sequence genome and encodes:
- the LOC107959488 gene encoding zinc finger CCCH domain-containing protein 23, translated to MMIGESIQPNPTIKIPVGDPFNDPTASFHSVNFNYNNAVSSPCPVDYLGSLHRYLPSNDYESDSLSDDSDLPVDAFSCDHFRMYEFKVRRCARGRSHDWTECPYAHPGEKARRRDPRKFHYSGTACPDFRKGSCKKGDSCEFAHGVFECWLHPARYRTQPCKDGTSCQRRVCFFAHTPEQLRVLPQQSPRGNGSASADLDYVVSPMRHRLEFVSSPTSILASPPISPPSESPPMSPSGSFNSVSELAASMRSLQLGKSKMNGACSWGLQMGSGFSSPRGSTLRPGFCSSPSTPTRTPTRSSLGQFDIWEFNAVQEEPAMERVESGRNLRARMYAKLSKENSIGRLEPTGSGPDVGWVSELVK